Proteins found in one Triticum aestivum cultivar Chinese Spring chromosome 4D, IWGSC CS RefSeq v2.1, whole genome shotgun sequence genomic segment:
- the LOC123095837 gene encoding phospholipase A2 homolog 3 gives MAHGRGSSRRLHARLLAVVGLLACAAVAPRSSALNVGLQTLDGDGDGVSKQQACSRTCESDHCTTAPFLRYGKYCGILYSGCPGERPCDPLDACCMHHDNCVLVKNDYLSTECNEGLLECLAELRAGTGTFEGNKCMIDEVIDVITVVIEAAVVAGRVLHKP, from the exons ATGGCGCATGGCAGAGGCAGCTCCCGGCGGCTGCATGCGCGTCTACTCGCGGTGGTGGGGCTCCTCGCCTGCGCCGCCGTCGCGCCGCGCTCCTCGGCGCTCAACGTCGGCCTCCAGACcctcgacggcgacggcgacggcgtg AGCAAGCAGCAGGCGTGCAGCCGAACGTGCGAGTCCGACCACTGCACGA CGGCGCCTTTCCTGCGGTACGGCAAGTACTGCGGCATCCTCTACAGCGGGTGCCCCGGCGAGCGGCCGTGCGACCCCCTCGACGCCTGCTGCATGCACCACGACAACTGCGTCCTCGTCAAGA ATGACTACCTGAGCACGGAGTGCAACGAGGGCCTGCTGGAGTGCCTGGCGGAGCTGCGGGCCGGCACGGGCACGTTCGAGGGGAACAAGTGCATGATCGACGAGGTCATCGACGTGATCACCGTCGTCATCGaggccgccgtcgtcgccggccggGTCCTGCACAAGCCCTAG
- the LOC123095838 gene encoding phytanoyl-CoA dioxygenase 1 — protein sequence MPPAGSLTADQLSFFEKNGYLVLESFSGAEEVQAMRDRMAQLVDGFDGADSSVFSTKDHRQLKDDYFFKSAENISFFFEEKAFGDDGCLRQPKELSINKVGHALHEHDPVFKKFAFSENISSLFSSLGYKRPAVIQSMYIFKQPGIGGEVVPHQDNTFLYTEPLSCTGLWLALEDATITNGCLWAIPGSHKNGLKRRMIRDENGTHFDRPSPLYDQKEFVPLEMKSGDFVVIHGDLVHQSFENLSPVSRHALSLHVVDMEGCKWSKDNWIQRKTAPEPLYVS from the exons atgccgccgGCCGGCAGCCTCACCGCCGACCAGCTCAGCTTCTTCGAGAAGAACG GCTACCTGGTGCTGGAGTCGTTCTCGGGCGCGGAGGAGGTTCAGGCGATGCGGGACCGCATGGCCCAGCTCGTCGACGGCTTCGACGGCGCTGACTCCAGTGTCTTCTCCACTAAGGATCAT CGGCAGTTGAAGGACGACTACTTCTTTAAGAGTGCAGAGAATATATCTTTCTTCTTCGAGG AAAAGGCATTTGGAGATGACGGGTGCTTGAGACAGCCAAAGGAACTTTCAATTAATAAAGTTGGACATG CACTACATGAACATGACCCTGTGTTCAAAAAGTTTGCTTTCTCGGAGAATATTTCTAGCCTGTTCTCTTCTTTAGGGTACAAGAGACCTGCAGTTATTCAATCTATGTACATCTTTAAG CAACCGGGCATTGGTGGCGAGGTGGTGCCACACCAGGATAATACATTCCTTTATACAGAGCCTCTATCATGCACAGGATTGTGGCTTGCACTTGAAGATGCAACAATTACCAACGGTTGCCTATGGGCAATTCCGGGATCACATAAAA ATGGTCTAAAAAGGCGAATGATCAGAGATGAAAATGGTACTCATTTTGATCGCCCCTCCCCGCTTTATGACCAAAAAGAGTTTGTACCACTGGAAATGAAATCAGGTGACTTTGTTGTTATTCACGGCGATCTTGTACATCAGAG CTTTGAGAACCTTTCTCCAGTGTCAAGACATGCACTGAGCTTACATGTAGTTGACATGGAAGGATGTAAATGGTCCAAGGACAACTG GATACAGAGGAAAACTGCGCCTGAACCGCTCTATGTGTCTTAG